The Papaver somniferum cultivar HN1 chromosome 3, ASM357369v1, whole genome shotgun sequence genome includes a region encoding these proteins:
- the LOC113356045 gene encoding leucine-rich repeat receptor-like serine/threonine-protein kinase BAM3: MVLFVFVFFSLLTTSSSSSLANDALVLTSLKQGFEFVDPVLQTWDVSNPGSVCSWVGIQCSRDRVTVLDISDMNLRGYVSKDITKLDGLVSLSLSGNNFTGEIELSNLSNLKFLNISQNNFTGGLDWDYSSLSELESFDANDNNFTAPLPLGVLKLVKNLKYLELGGNFFHGKIPSSYGSLINLEYLSLAANDLDGRIPGELGNLINLKELYLGYYSTFEGGIPKELGNLVNLVHLDMAMCGLDGSIPNDLGNLKYLHTLYLFGNRLTGSIPSRLGNLTSLVNLDLSNNALVGEIPAEFTNFQKLSLLNLNLNRLHGSIPDFVAGFTFLETLQLFMNNFTGVIPEKLGQNGRLQLLDLSTNKLTGTIPQYLCSSNQLQKLILFKNFLFGSIPEKLGVCTSLVKVRIGQNYLNGSIPNGFLYLPELNIVELQNNMLSGNLLENSGETSTKPVKLSQLNLSNNLLSGSLPSSISNFSSLQILLLSGNEFSGPIPVSIGNLRQILKLDLSGNAFSEELPPEIGKCSHLSYLDLSQNNFSGPIPSEISNIRILNYLNLSRNHLTHEIPKSIGSMKSLTGADFSFNDFMGKLPENGQFSYFDASAFAGNPRLCGSLLNNPCNVTTVMGKPEKVSRDLKLILALAFLICSLVFAVAAVVKAKSFKKVCSDKWKMTTFTKVGFSVADVLECMKDSNVIGRGGAGIVYVGKMPNGEEIAVKRLLGFANHSHDHGFGAEIQTLGNIRHRNIVRLLAFCSNSTTNLLVYEYMRNGSLGEALHGKKGGILGWDLRYKISIEAALGLCYLHFDCSPLILHRDVKSNNILLDSNFEAHVADFGLAKFLVDSGVSECMSAIAGSYGYIAPEYAYTLKVDEKSDVYSFGVVLLELITGRKPVGEFGDGVDIVQWAKRTTNCKKEMVINILDPRLSKIPMSEAMHLFFTALLCVQENSVERPTMREVVQMLSEFPRHSPSNSSTSSSSSTSSSSTSKFFQKQQEQELKKMGKEGKEMEFHKLPPVPDLLI, from the exons ATGGTCCTGTTTGTATTTGTATTCTTCTCTTTACtaactacttcttcttcttcttctttggctaATGATGCTCTTGTTTTAACTTCATTAAAACAAGGATTCGAATTCGTGGATCCAGTGCTACAAACATGGGATGTTTCAAACCCGGGTTCAGTGTGTTCTTGGGTTGGAATTCAATGCAGTCGTGACCGTGTAACCGTCCTCGACATTTCAGACATGAATCTTCGTGGCTATGTTTCAAAAGATATCACAAAGCTTGATGGACTCGTTTCTCTTTCACTTTCAGGCAACAATTTTACTGGAGAAATTGAGTTGAGCAATTTAAGTAATCTTAAATTCTTAAATATCTCACAAAATAATTTTACTGGAGGTTTAGACTGGGATTACTCAAGTTTAAGTGAATTAGAAAGTTTTGATGCGAATGACAATAATTTCACAGCTCCACTTCCACTTGGGGTTCTAAAGTTGGTCAAGAATTTGAAGTATTTAGAACTTGGTGGGAATTTTTTCCATGGAAAAATCCCTTCAAGTTATGGAAGTTTGATAAATTTGGAGTACTTATCATTAGCTGCAAATGATCTAGATGGAAGAATTCCAGGTGAGTTGGGTAATTTGATTAACCTCAAAGAACTTTACTTGGGTTATTATAGTACTTTTGAAGGTGGGATTCCTAAAGAGCTTGGGAATTTGGTAAATTTAGTTCACTTGGATATGGCTATGTGTGGACTAGATGGTTCAATTCCTAACGACTTAGGGAATTTGAAGTATCTTCATACACTTTACTTGTTTGGGAATCGACTAACCGGTTCGATTCCGAGCCGGTTAGGGAATTTAACAAGTTTGGTTAATCTTGATCTTTCAAACAATGCACTTGTTGGTGAAATTCCAGCTGAGTTCACAAATTTTCAAAAACTTAGTCTTTTGAATCTGAATTTGAATAGGTTACATGGTTCAATTCCTGATTTTGTTGCTGGCTTTACTTTTTTAGAAACCTTACAATTATTTATGAACAATTTTACTGGTGTGATTCCTGAGAAACTAGGACAAAATGGAAGACTTCAGTTACTTGATCTTTCTACGAATAAGCTTACTGGTACAATTCCTCAGTATCTTTGTTCTTCTAACCAGCTTCAAaaattgattcttttcaaaaactTCTTGTTTGGTTCAATTCCTGAAAAGCTTGGGGTTTGTACTAGTCTTGTTAAAGTCAGAATTGGGCAGAATTACTTGAACGGGAGTATTCCAAATGGGTTTCTGTACTTGCCAGAGCTGAATATAGTTGAGTTACAGAATAATATGTTGTCAGGGAATTTATTGGAGAATTCCGGGGAGACTAGTACTAAACCAGTGAAATTGAGTCAGTTGAATTTATCAAACAATTTACTTTCTGGTTCATTGCCATCTTCCATTTCAAATTTTTCTTCCCTCCAAATTCTATTACTTAGTGGAAACGAGTTTTCGGGTCCAATTCCGGTTTCTATTGGCAATCTTCGCCAAATTCTCAAGCTTGATCTTAGTGGAAATGCATTCTCTGAAGAACTTCCTCCGGAGATTGGGAAATGTTCACATCTTTCTTACTTAGACTTGAGTCAGAACAATTTTTCAGGTCCAATTCCAAGTGAAATTTCAAATATTCGTATTCTGAATTACTTGAATTTATCAAGAAATCATCTTACTCATGAGATACCCAAGTCCATTGGTTCAATGAAAAGTCTAACTGGTGCTGATTTCTCCTTTAATGATTTCATGGGGAAGCTGCCTGAAAACGGACAGTTTTCTTACTTCGATGCTTCTGCTTTCGCTGGCAATCCTCGTTTGtgtggttctttattgaataatcCGTGTAATGTCACTACGGTAATGGGCAAACCAGAGAAGGTTTCTCGCGACTTAAAGCTCATTTTGGCTCTTGCGTTTCTCATATGCTCATTGGTGTTTGCTGTGGCTGCGGTAGTTAAGGCTAAGTCATTCAAGAAAGTTTGTTCTGATAAATGGAAAATGACAACATTTACAAAGGTGGGCTTCTCAGTTGCTGATGTTCTTGAATGTATGAAAGATTCAAATGTGATCGGCCGAGGCGGAGCTGGAATTGTTTATGTTGGTAAAATGCCAAATGGTGAAGAAATTGCAGTAAAAAGATTACTAGGTTTTGCTAACCACAGTCATGATCATGGATTTGGAGCTGAAATTCAAACACTTGGTAACATTCGGCATCGGAATATCGTTAGACTATTAGCATTCTGCTCAAATTCGACGACGAATTTACTGGTGTATGAGTATATGAGAAATGGAAGTTTAGGTGAAGCTTTACATGGAAAAAAAGGAGGCATTTTAGGATGGGATTTGAGGTATAAAATCTCCATTGAAGCTGCATTGGGATTGTGCTATCTCCACTTTGATTGTTCTCCATTGATACTTCATAGAGATGTCAAGTCTAATAACATTCTCCTGGACTCAAACTTTGAAGCTCATGTTGCTGATTTTGGCTTGGCCAAGTTTCTTGTCGACAGCGGTGTTTCGGAATGCATGTCAGCAATTGCGGGTTCTTATGGTTATATTGCACCTG AATATGCTTACACTCTCAAAGTCGACGAGAAGAGTGATGTTTATAGTTTCGGCGTAGTTCTTTTAGAACTAATCACGGGGCGTAAACCGGTCGGTGAATTCGGAGATGGTGTTGATATTGTTCAATGggcaaaaagaacaacaaattgCAAAAAGGAAATGGTGATCAATATCTTGGATCCAAGACTAAGTAAAATTCCAATGAGTGAAGCAATGCATCTTTTTTTCACTGCACTGTTATGTGTTCAAGAGAATAGTGTTGAGAGACCAACAATGCGAGAAGTAGTTCAAATGCTGTCCGAATTCCCTCGGCATTCGCCTTCTAATTCTTCCACTTCGTCATCCTCTTCTACATCGTCGTCTTCAACTTcgaaattttttcaaaaacaacAAGAACAAGAGCTCAAGAAGATGGGCAAGGAGGGGAAAGAAATGGAGTTTCATAAACTCCCACCAGTTCCAGATCTTTTgatctaa